From Syngnathus typhle isolate RoL2023-S1 ecotype Sweden linkage group LG13, RoL_Styp_1.0, whole genome shotgun sequence, a single genomic window includes:
- the LOC133166097 gene encoding CYFIP-related Rac1 interactor B-like isoform X1 — MHLCLLLVARKLQEMQMTLFQPVPHGTEHFLEGFVCATMGNLIKVLSRDIDNNAGNFFLDFENAEASSSEKEVWEKVNKVLTEAQVILDELQAYTGAGEQIRLAIQSPGEKGAQERAWSAVLPLVAKLKRFYEFSHKLERSLHQLLEVLTGPEASPTQQLENKQALARQFALILHFTLRFDELKMTIPAIQNDFSYYRRTISRMRINNLSGDADAEVTNELANRMSLFYASATPMLKTLSDATIKFVADNPQVPVDNTTDCLSTMASVCKVMLETPEYRSRFTSEETLLFCLRVMVGVIILYDHVHPAGAFVKTSNIDVKGCVRVLREQPASSVRALLDALRYTTKHLNDEATPKHIRNMLSVN, encoded by the exons ATGCATTTATGTCTCCTGCTGGTCGCAAGGAAACTGCAGGAGATGCAGATGACGTTATTTCAGCCAGTGCCCCACGGCACAGAG CATTTTCTTGAAGGTTTTGTATGCGCGACAATGGGCAACTTGATCAAAGTGCTGAGCAGAGACATcgacaacaacgccggaaactTCTTCTTGGACTTTGAGA ATGCGGAGGCGTCGAGCTCCGAGAAGGAGGTTTGGGAGAAGGTGAACAAGGTGCTCACGGAGGCTCAGGTGATCCTGGACGAGCTGCAGGCCTACACGGGAGCAGGCGAGCAGATCCGACTG GCCATCCAGAGTCCGGGCGAGAAGGGCGCTCAGGAGAGGGCCTGGTCTGCCGTTCTTCCCCTCGTGGCAAAACTCAAACGTTTCTATGAGTTCTCCCACAAACTCG AGCGGAGTCTGCACCAGCTGCTGGAGGTCCTGACCGGCCCGGAAGCCTCGCCCACCCAGCAGCTGGAGAACAAACAGGCGCTGGCCCGGCAGTTTGCGCTCATCCTGCACTTCACGTTGAGATTTGACGAGCTCAAG ATGACCATCCCAGCCATCCAGAATGACTTCAGTTACTACAGGCGCACCATCAGCCGCATGCGTATCAACAACCTGAGT GGCGACGCAGATGCCGAGGTCACCAACGAGCTGGCCAATCGTATGTCCCTGTTCTACGCCAGCGCCACACCCATGTTGAAGACGCTGAGCGACGCCACCATCAAGTTCGTCGCCGAT AATCCCCAAGTCCCCGTCGACAACACCACTGACTGCCTCAGCACCATGGCCAGCGTCTGCAAAGTCATGCTGGAAACACC AGAGTACAGAAGTCGTTTCACCAGCGAGGAGACGCTGCTCTTTTGTTTGCGCGTGATGGTGGGCGTCATCATCCTCTATGACCACGTGCACCCGGCCGGAGCCTTCGTCAAGACCTCCAACATCGAC GTGAAAGGCTGCGTCCGGGTGCTGCGGGAGCAGCCGGCGAGCAGCGTGCGAGCTCTGCTGGATGCGCTCAG GTACACCACCAAGCATCTGAACGATGAGGCCACGCCGAAACACATCAGGAACATGCTGAGCGTCAATTGA
- the LOC133166097 gene encoding CYFIP-related Rac1 interactor B-like isoform X2: MGNLIKVLSRDIDNNAGNFFLDFENAEASSSEKEVWEKVNKVLTEAQVILDELQAYTGAGEQIRLAIQSPGEKGAQERAWSAVLPLVAKLKRFYEFSHKLERSLHQLLEVLTGPEASPTQQLENKQALARQFALILHFTLRFDELKMTIPAIQNDFSYYRRTISRMRINNLSGDADAEVTNELANRMSLFYASATPMLKTLSDATIKFVADNPQVPVDNTTDCLSTMASVCKVMLETPEYRSRFTSEETLLFCLRVMVGVIILYDHVHPAGAFVKTSNIDVKGCVRVLREQPASSVRALLDALRYTTKHLNDEATPKHIRNMLSVN, from the exons ATGGGCAACTTGATCAAAGTGCTGAGCAGAGACATcgacaacaacgccggaaactTCTTCTTGGACTTTGAGA ATGCGGAGGCGTCGAGCTCCGAGAAGGAGGTTTGGGAGAAGGTGAACAAGGTGCTCACGGAGGCTCAGGTGATCCTGGACGAGCTGCAGGCCTACACGGGAGCAGGCGAGCAGATCCGACTG GCCATCCAGAGTCCGGGCGAGAAGGGCGCTCAGGAGAGGGCCTGGTCTGCCGTTCTTCCCCTCGTGGCAAAACTCAAACGTTTCTATGAGTTCTCCCACAAACTCG AGCGGAGTCTGCACCAGCTGCTGGAGGTCCTGACCGGCCCGGAAGCCTCGCCCACCCAGCAGCTGGAGAACAAACAGGCGCTGGCCCGGCAGTTTGCGCTCATCCTGCACTTCACGTTGAGATTTGACGAGCTCAAG ATGACCATCCCAGCCATCCAGAATGACTTCAGTTACTACAGGCGCACCATCAGCCGCATGCGTATCAACAACCTGAGT GGCGACGCAGATGCCGAGGTCACCAACGAGCTGGCCAATCGTATGTCCCTGTTCTACGCCAGCGCCACACCCATGTTGAAGACGCTGAGCGACGCCACCATCAAGTTCGTCGCCGAT AATCCCCAAGTCCCCGTCGACAACACCACTGACTGCCTCAGCACCATGGCCAGCGTCTGCAAAGTCATGCTGGAAACACC AGAGTACAGAAGTCGTTTCACCAGCGAGGAGACGCTGCTCTTTTGTTTGCGCGTGATGGTGGGCGTCATCATCCTCTATGACCACGTGCACCCGGCCGGAGCCTTCGTCAAGACCTCCAACATCGAC GTGAAAGGCTGCGTCCGGGTGCTGCGGGAGCAGCCGGCGAGCAGCGTGCGAGCTCTGCTGGATGCGCTCAG GTACACCACCAAGCATCTGAACGATGAGGCCACGCCGAAACACATCAGGAACATGCTGAGCGTCAATTGA